The region CACATTTTATTATCCTTTTTTATTAATTTTCAGAGATTTTAACGCTTAAATTTAAAAATAAAATTAAAATTTAAGGGCATTTTATGCAAATGAGATAAATTAACCCGTTTTTTAATCATCCCTTTAAATTTACCTTTGATCTTGCAAGCGAACTGGCTCTTCAAAGCTCTCGTTATCATCTGTGTAGCCATTTTCATCAAAATTTTCATCACTGCTTCTTTTTTTGCCATTTGGTGTGATGATGATATCTTTTAGCCTTGCTCTGCCATCATCCATCACCATCAAAACAGCAACAGCATCCACGTCTTGATCCATCATCTCTCGCTCAGTTTGCTTTGCCTTTTTAGTTGGCATGTAAAACTCTTCGATGCCATATTTTACAAATAAATATCCATCAAATTTGCCAGCTAAGAAAAGAGCGTCTTTTGGCTTAGTAAAGCTAAATTTATCAAAAGCGTAAGTAGCATTAGCATCTTGCTTTAAAATGGCGTAAATTTCATCATTTTTTGAGATATTTCTATCATATATATATATCTCAACGCCAGTTTTTTCATCAAATTTAGACTGCTGTAAATTTGAAAAATCATAGCTCAAGCTCACGTAGTTTCCGCGAAAGAGATCCCTTGGATCGTAAAGATTGACCCTCACTTTTACCTCTTTTCCAAGATAAAGTGGCATGAGCGCGTATGCAAGCATCGCAATTATTAGTAAAATTTGAAAGATTATGGCTAGTATTAGTGATCTTATCTTCATTTTGTACGTCCTTTTTTAGCTGCAACTGCGAGCACGACGAAGGCAAAGACGATAAATAGCGCCGTAGCCCCCAAATAATCGCCTATTAGCTCAAAGTATCTAACCACCGCAACTAAGAATATCATGCATAGTCCAAGCGTTAGCTCGCCATTTTTGATAAGCGCGGCTGCAACGATGATGTTTGCTAGCGAGAAGAAGATATTTGCATATCCAACGCCTAAGCTAAAGACAAATGGCAACGCAAAGAGTATCAAACCAAGAAGCAGGCCGCTTTTGTTTTTCTCTTTGAAAAATAGCGCAATGCTAGCAATGCTAAATACGGCAAAAACCTTGCCAAAACTGCTATAAAAAAATGCTTTTGCAAACCAAAATTTATCTTCTTCTAGCTCGTAGATATCGCCATTTGCATAAGCTATCAGGCAAACGATCAAGATAACGATGCCAAGATACTTGCCAAAGCCTTTTACAAGGTGCGCTAGCCTATCTCTAAAGCCAGCTAAAGTGCTAAAGAGCGCGACAAGTAAAAGCGCGTATGAGAGCGATAAAGTAGCAGCCATCGGCGCTCTAAACATAAGATCATCATAGCCATAAAATTCATTAAACCCGCTGATCTTAGCGCAAAGCGAAACGATGTAGAAAAATATATCCGCTAAAAGCACAATCGCAAGAAATGCCGAGTCACTTTTATAAAGCATGTAGGCGCCAAGGGCTATAAAGACGATAAATTCATAAGCAAACTCGCCACCCATGCCCTTTAAAACAAACCAGATCGTCGCAAAAACAATGCTTTGAGCCACTAGCAAAGCCTTTTTGCTAGCAAAAGAGAGCGCCATAGCTCCAACGCTCCAGAGCAAAACTCCACCGCTTGGCTCGTCGCTAATATTATAAATTTGAGCGATAAGCGCTATGGCTGCTCCGTAGCAGAAATTTCCCAAAAAGAGCATAGCCGTGCCAAGCTTATCTTTGCCATTTTTGAGATAATAAACTCCACCAAAATTTACAAGTCCAAGCGTAAATAGCACAAGCACCAAGCGCATCAGCCTTGGCATCTCCTCCCAGTTTGCGCCAACTAGCGTAAAAAATGCCAGCGCGAAAAAGAGATAAGCAACCAACTTTAAGATAAAGCTAGTCTTTTCGCTATGAGCGTTTAGATCTATATCATATAAATTTGCTATCTTTAAAGCGGTGGCCTTATCGATCACATCCTCTTTTTGCCAGCGATCTAGCTCTTTGGCTAGAAAATTTCTATTGTAAAAATTCATCTTTCATTCTCTTTAAATGACATTTTTTTGTGGCTAATGATAGCATACAAGCGCCAAAAATGCTAGAACAAAAATAAAGCAAAAAAAGGAGAAATTTAAAAAGCCAAAAAACTTGGGCGGGCTTTTGCAAATTTAGCTTTAGCCAAAGCCCAAGTAAAAAACAAACGGTCATCAAACTTTCGCCACAAAAAAGATATCAGGCAAGCAAGAAATAGCAAAACCCGCTATCAATTTGCAAAAATGGATCACAAAAACTGCTAAAAACTACCAAAAAGACAAAATAAGACAAGCTCTGCAGCCAAGTAAGCGCTGCTAGCTATTTACAAAAAACCTAAATTTAAGAGCCAAAAAAGCTTTTAGCTTAAAATTTAGGCACAGCGGCCTTTGTAAGTTTAGAAAACTTAACACCCTTTAAGCCAGCAATCCTGTCAGCAAAGCGCTCTATCTTGCTAGCCTCACCTCTTATCGAGATCGTTTCTAAGCAGTTGTGGTGATCGACATGAACGTGATTTGTGCAGATGATCTTCACATCAGAGTCATGCTCGATATCCATTTTTTTATTCACCAAATCGTTGTGATGATGCACATAAATGAGCGTCAAAACCCCAATCAACTCCTCGTTAGCGTCCTTCCAGCTATCGCTTACGATCTTTTCACGGATCAAATCCCTTGTAAATTCACTCCTAGAAGCGTAGCCTTGTTCGCTAACTTTTTTATCTAGTTCGTCTAGTAATTGACTAGGCAAAGAAACACTAAAACGTATAACACTATCCATTTTTTGCTCCTTTCTCGTTTGATTACCGTTTATAATCATTATACATCACTTATTAGAAAATGTGGATAAATAATAATAAATTTGCCCTAAATTTACGTTAGAATCGTTACTGCAGAATTTCTTATTGATATAAAATTTCAAATTTGCTTCAGTAAATTTTTTGTAAATAAGCTCAAGCAAAGTCTTATTTTGAAAAACTCCGCCACTTAGTAAAATCTCTTTTTTCTCATTTTTGGAAATTTCAAAAATAATATCAGCCATGCCATTTATAAATGCCGTTGCCGCCACTCTTGGCTCATCTTTTAAAGCACTTTTAAAGGTCTCTTTAAAGCTGATAACTCCGTCATTTAGGCTAAATTTGTAACACACATCTAAATTTTTATCATAAAGTGCCTCAAGCCTCATGCCGCTTTCGCCCTCAAAACTCGAGTGAGAAATGCCACATATTATCGCACCAAATGCGTCAAATATCCTACCAACCGAGCTAGTTTTTACTAAATTTAGCCCCTTTTGCTCCATCATCTTGAAATTTCTAAGCACCTTTTCATCAAAATTTACTAAAAATTTACGCCCTTCGTCCTCAAGCTGATACTTCAAAATAATCGAATAAGCGATGAGGTAGATATTTTTTATGCTATTTTCGCCGCCAAATAAGCTAAATTCATCAAAGTGATAAACCCTTTTGTAGCTATTTTTATCTAGCCTAAAGACCTCGCCACCCCAAATTTTGCCGTCTTCCCCATATCCTGTGCCATCAAAACAAAAGCCAAGATACTCTTTATCTGGTAAATCATTTTCAAAGATCACGCTTAGCAAGTGCGCGTAGTGATGCTGCAAATGAACTAGCTCAAAGCCCTGATCCTTCGCCCATTTTGTATTTAAAAAATTTGGATGCAGATCGGCTATAACCTTATCTATTTTTAGATCATAAGTCGTTTCAAAAAGGGTGAAAATGTCCTTAAACCTATCAAAAGTTGCCACGTTTTTTAGATCGCCGATATAAGGGCTAACCATCAAAAGTCCGTCTTTGTAGATGCAAAATGAGCTCTTTAGCTCCGCTCCAAGGGCTAAAAATGTCCCTTTTTGCTTAAAATTTGTATGGATGAAATTTGGATTTAGCCCACGACTTGTTCTTGTAAAAACAACTTCTTCACCAACGCAAAATGCGATACTATCGTCACTTGGCGAGTAAATTTCTCGGTCGTGATCAAGGTAAAAGTCTATAACGTCACCTAGTTTCTCTCTTAGCTCACTCTCATCTTTTATCACGACTTCGCCTGAGATGTTTGCGCTAGTTGCGATGATGTCGTGCTCTAAATAATCAAAAAGCAAAAGATGTATGCCGCTAAATGCGAGCATGACACCAAGCTTATTTAAATTTGGCGCAACACTTTTTGCGATATTTGAGCCGTTTTTTGCTTCAAGCAAGACGATCGGCTTTAAATTTGAGCTAAGAAGCTTCGCCTCCGCCTCTGAAATTTGCGCTATTTTTCTAGCGTTTTGTAAATTTTTACTCATCAGCGCAAAGGGCTTGCTTGGGCGGTGCTTTCTAGCTCTTAGCTCGCAAACTGCGGCTTCATTTGTCGCGTCGCAAACTAGATGAAAGCCACCAAGACCTTTAATGGCTAAAATTTTACCCTCGTTTATGAGCCTAGCCGCCTCTTTGGCTGCTTCGTTCTCGCTAGCCAAGACTTTGCCAAATTTATCTTTTAGATAGAGTTTTGGCCCGCAGTTTGGGCAAGAGATCGGCTCTGCGTGGTAGCGGCGATTAAGCGGGTCTTTGTATTCGCTCTCACAAAACTCGCACATCTTAAACTCGCACATCGTCGTATTTACCCTGTCATAAGGCAATGCTTTGATGATGGAAAATCTCGGTCCGCAGTTGGTGCAGTTTATAAATGGGTATTTGTAGCGTGGATTTGTGGGGTCATAAAACTCGCGCAAGCAGTCATCGCAAAGTGCGTAATCAGGCAAGATAGGCGCTTGTTTGGTCGCTGATTTTGAAGCGATGATCTCAAGTTTTTCGTAAATTTGATCTATCTTAATCTTCTTTAGCTCATCGATCCTAGCAAGGGCTGGTAGCTTCTCATAAAGCTCTTTTTCAAAAGCCAAAAAGCTAGCCTCTTCGCCGCTAAAATTTAGCTTCACGCCCTCATCGTCGTTGTAAATTTCGCCAACAAGCTTAAATTTATGCGCCAAAGTATAGACAAAAGGTCTAAAACCAACGCCTTGAACTAAGCCTTTGATCTCATATCTAAAGCTTGATCTCAACGCCAAATCCGGGGTCAAAATTTGTTTTTATATTTGGGTTTAGGTGCTTTTTTATCAAGTTGCTAACTACCTTATTATAAAATAAATCCCCGCTTAAAGTAACATTTTTGATCTTAAATTTATCTCGTTTTTCATAGCTAAAATCGCTCAGAAAATGCGCCAAAGACTCGGTGCAACCAAAGCTGATGTTCTTCTCTCCAGCGCCAGCAAGG is a window of Campylobacter concisus DNA encoding:
- a CDS encoding GDYXXLXY domain-containing protein is translated as MKIRSLILAIIFQILLIIAMLAYALMPLYLGKEVKVRVNLYDPRDLFRGNYVSLSYDFSNLQQSKFDEKTGVEIYIYDRNISKNDEIYAILKQDANATYAFDKFSFTKPKDALFLAGKFDGYLFVKYGIEEFYMPTKKAKQTEREMMDQDVDAVAVLMVMDDGRARLKDIIITPNGKKRSSDENFDENGYTDDNESFEEPVRLQDQR
- a CDS encoding DUF2157 domain-containing protein, whose protein sequence is MNFYNRNFLAKELDRWQKEDVIDKATALKIANLYDIDLNAHSEKTSFILKLVAYLFFALAFFTLVGANWEEMPRLMRLVLVLFTLGLVNFGGVYYLKNGKDKLGTAMLFLGNFCYGAAIALIAQIYNISDEPSGGVLLWSVGAMALSFASKKALLVAQSIVFATIWFVLKGMGGEFAYEFIVFIALGAYMLYKSDSAFLAIVLLADIFFYIVSLCAKISGFNEFYGYDDLMFRAPMAATLSLSYALLLVALFSTLAGFRDRLAHLVKGFGKYLGIVILIVCLIAYANGDIYELEEDKFWFAKAFFYSSFGKVFAVFSIASIALFFKEKNKSGLLLGLILFALPFVFSLGVGYANIFFSLANIIVAAALIKNGELTLGLCMIFLVAVVRYFELIGDYLGATALFIVFAFVVLAVAAKKGRTK
- the nikR gene encoding nickel-responsive transcriptional regulator NikR → MDSVIRFSVSLPSQLLDELDKKVSEQGYASRSEFTRDLIREKIVSDSWKDANEELIGVLTLIYVHHHNDLVNKKMDIEHDSDVKIICTNHVHVDHHNCLETISIRGEASKIERFADRIAGLKGVKFSKLTKAAVPKF
- the hypF gene encoding carbamoyltransferase HypF, translated to MRSSFRYEIKGLVQGVGFRPFVYTLAHKFKLVGEIYNDDEGVKLNFSGEEASFLAFEKELYEKLPALARIDELKKIKIDQIYEKLEIIASKSATKQAPILPDYALCDDCLREFYDPTNPRYKYPFINCTNCGPRFSIIKALPYDRVNTTMCEFKMCEFCESEYKDPLNRRYHAEPISCPNCGPKLYLKDKFGKVLASENEAAKEAARLINEGKILAIKGLGGFHLVCDATNEAAVCELRARKHRPSKPFALMSKNLQNARKIAQISEAEAKLLSSNLKPIVLLEAKNGSNIAKSVAPNLNKLGVMLAFSGIHLLLFDYLEHDIIATSANISGEVVIKDESELREKLGDVIDFYLDHDREIYSPSDDSIAFCVGEEVVFTRTSRGLNPNFIHTNFKQKGTFLALGAELKSSFCIYKDGLLMVSPYIGDLKNVATFDRFKDIFTLFETTYDLKIDKVIADLHPNFLNTKWAKDQGFELVHLQHHYAHLLSVIFENDLPDKEYLGFCFDGTGYGEDGKIWGGEVFRLDKNSYKRVYHFDEFSLFGGENSIKNIYLIAYSIILKYQLEDEGRKFLVNFDEKVLRNFKMMEQKGLNLVKTSSVGRIFDAFGAIICGISHSSFEGESGMRLEALYDKNLDVCYKFSLNDGVISFKETFKSALKDEPRVAATAFINGMADIIFEISKNEKKEILLSGGVFQNKTLLELIYKKFTEANLKFYINKKFCSNDSNVNLGQIYYYLSTFSNK